The genomic DNA ATTCCGACTTCATGGAGTCGAGTTGCAGACTCCAATCCGGACTTAGACGTACTTTCTGAGATTCACTCCACCTCGCGGCTTCGTCGCCCTCTGTATACGCCATTGTAGCACGTGTGTAGCCCTACTCGTAAGGGCCATGATGACTTGACGTCATCCCCACCTTCCTCCGGTTTATCACCGGCAGTCTCCTTTGAGTTCCCGACCAAATCGCTGGCAACAAAGGATAAGGGTTGCGCTCGTTGCGGGACTTAACCCAACATTTCACAACACGAGCTGACGACAGCCATGCAGCACCTGTCTCATGGTTCCCGAAGGCACTCTCATATCTCTACAAGATTCCATGGATGTCAAGAGTAGGTAAGGTTCTTCGCGTTGCATCGAATTAAACCACATGCTCCACCGCTTGTGCGGGCCCCCGTCAATTCATTTGAGTTTTAACCTTGCGGCCGTACTCCCCAGGCGGTCGATTTATCACGTTAGCTACGGGCACCAAGCTCAAAGCACAATCCCCAAATCGACAGCGTTTACAGCGTGGACTACCAGGGTATCTAATCCTGTTTGCTCCCCACGCTTTCGCACATGAGCGTCAGTACATTCCCAAGGGGCTGCCTTCGCCTTCGGTATTCCTCCACATCTCTACGCATTTCACCGCTACACGTGGAATTCTACCCCTCCCTAAAGTACTCTAGACCCCCAGTCTGAAATGCAATTCCCAGGTTAAGCCCGGGGATTTCACACCTCACTTAAAAGTCCGCCTGCGTGCCCTTTACGCCCAGTTATTCCGATTAACGCTCGCACCCTCCGTATTACCGCGGCTGCTGGCACGGAGTTAGCCGGTGCTTCTTCTGTGATTAACGTCAATTTGTTGCGCTATTAACACAACAACCTTCCTCGTCACCGAAAGAACTTTACAACCCGAAGGCCTTCTTCATTCACGCGGCATGGCTGCGTCAGGGTTGCCCCCATTGCGCAATATTCCCCACTGCTGCCTCCCGTAGGAGTCCGGGCCGTGTCTCAGTCCCGGTGTGGCTGGTCATCCTCTCAGACCAGCTAGAGATCGTCGGCTTGGTAGGCCATTACCCCACCAACTACCTAATCCCACTTGGGTTCATCCTATGGCATGTGGCCCGAAGGTCCCACACTTTCATCTCCCGATTCTACGCGGTATTAGCGACAGTTTCCCGTCGTTATCCCCCTCCATAAGCCAGATCCCCAAGCATTACTCACCCGTCCGCCACTCGTCAGCATAAGTACAAGTACTTACCTGTTACCGTTCGACTTGCATGTGTTAAGCCTGCCGCCAGCGTTCAATCTGAGCCATGATCAAACTCTTCAATTCAAAAAGTTTAATCGCTCAATACTGCTGACTTAATTAATCTATCTATAAATAAACGAATCTTCGTAGCACTATTCAGTTCAATTTTAAAATTCTTTTAAAAACGAATCTTCAAGTGCCCACACAGTTTGTCTGATTGATTGTTAAAGAACGTTTGCATTAAGCAAGGTTGTGAATTATAGAAGTAAACTGCATTTACAGTCAAGAAAATTTTATTGATTTTCTTTCACTTACTCCCCCTTGCGATGCGGAGGCGTATTATAGGGATTAGATCCAAAGGATCAAGTGAATTTTTCAAAAAAATGTCTGATAGCTTAGAAAAAATACAATTTGCTTATTTCAAGATCAAAAACGTTTCTGAAAACGACCGCACTTTTTGCCAGTCGGTATACTCGATCTCTTTTTTCGGATCCGTTTCCCCACCCATTATTCGCATAATAAATTGGATCATTACACGATCCAAAAACGTATAGCGCGGGTAAAACAACGCACCGGCAAAAACCGCAGAAATCGTTGGTTGCCAAGTGATTCGTTGTAAAAATTTACGCACATAGACGTTAGTTTCCGGTGTGGATTTTTCCGGTTTGCGAGCAGTTAAATTGACACCAAAAAAAGCGGTAATCTTTTGATTTAAAAGTGCGGTGTGTTTTTCCAACATTTTATAAAGTTGTTTATTGAAATGCCCGTAACGAATTGATGCACCAATAATAATACGATCATAATCTTGAAGATTAACCACATCGCTAATTGATTTAACATCAACATTTTCTTTGATAATTTCCGCAATATAGGCAGCAATTTTCTTAGTTTGCCCATCATGACTTGAATATAAAATAAGCGTTTTCATTATGATTTCCAAAAAGCCGGCGTAAATAGCACTAATAATGAAAAAATTTCTAACCGTCCGCATACCATGGCAAGCGTGAGAATCCATTTGGCTTCATCAGGAATGCTCACGAAGTTGCTACTCACACTACCCAATGCGGGACCTACATTATTTAAACATGCAATAACTGCGTTAAATGCATCGAAGGTCTCAACCCCACAGCTAATCACACCTAATAAACAAATAACAAAGACTAGTAAATAGGCAGAGAAAAACGCCCAAATACTCTGAATCACCCGTTCGTCTAGTACCCGTTTGCCTAACTTTATAGGATAAACCAAATTAGGGTGAATCAAGCGATTCAATTCCCGCTTTCCTTGTAAATAAAGGACAAGTATGCGTATAACTTTTAATCCCCCGCCGGTAGAACCTGCACAACCACCAATAAAAGAAGCAAATACTAGCAGAATTGGTAAAAATACCGGCCACTGGTCAAAACTTGATGTGGTGTAGCCTGCCGTACTGGAAATAGAAACCGATTGGAAGGCAGCATGCTCTAAACTTTGCAAAGTATCATTAAAATGATGATTGGTAAGCAATATGACGAAGCACACCACCACTAAGATCGACTGAATAAAAATAAAGAAACGAAATTCCGGGTCACGAAAATAACTTGACAGAATATTACGCTTACCAAGTTGAGAAAACGCATTAAAATGTAAGGCGTAGTTACAAGCGGAGATAAGTAAAAATACAATCGTAATTAGGTTAACGGCTGAGCTATTGAAATAGGCCATGCTATTATCGTGAGTAGAAAATCCGCCGATAGAAACCGTAGAGAAACTGTGACTAATCGCATCAAACGGCGACATTCCTGCGAACCAATAGGCTAGAGCACATAGTGTAGTTAATGACGCATAAATAAACCACAATGTTTTCGCGGTCTCGGTAATCCGTGGACGCATTTTATTTTCTTTTACCGGCCCGGAAATTTCTGCGCGATACAGCGACATCCCGCCAATCCCCAACAATGGAATAATCGCCACCGCGAGTACAATGATCCCCATGCCGCCTAGCCACTGCAATAACTGGCGATAGAATAAAATCGCTTTAGGCAACTGATCCAATCCTATGATTGTAGTAGCACCGGTCGTCGTTAAACCGGAAAAAGACTCAAAAAATGCGGAAGAAATGGTTAAATCAGGGGCCTCAAATAAAAGGAATGGGATCGCCCCTAGACTGCCCATCACAACCCAGAAAGCAACAACGATCAAGAACCCCTCGCGCGAACGTAACTCTTCTTTGTGGTGATGACATGCCCACCATAAAATCGCACCGGCGATGGCACTCATGACAAAGGACTGGATAAAGGCCTTACCGCCGCCATCACCGTAAAGCAACGCCACAAATGCCGGCAATAACATGGTGCATGAAAAGCACATCACTAAAATTCCGACAATACGTAAAATAGATAAAATATGCACTAAATAATCTCTCTATTCATTCTTTGTTAATGTTATCCTCATTGGAGAGAACGACAAAACAATATTCAAAAACGCTGTTTTTTTATGACCGCACTTTTTATGGTTTGAAAATCATATTGTGTAGCCATTTTCCGAATTTTGCTGATTTTGTATCACACTTTATTGTATTATAAACCGTAACTTTTCGTAACAAATAACAAAAATGGATAATATAAAAATCACACAAACACTTGATACCATTGGCCTACGCTGCCCTGAGCCGGTAATGTTGATTCGTAAGCACATTCGACATCTGCAAGACGGTGATGTGCTTTTGATGTTAGCCGACGACCCTGCAACAACCCGTGATATTCCAAGTTTCTGTCAGTTTATGGATCATACCTTGCTACATAGCGAAACCACACAACCGCCCTTTCGTTATTGGGTGAAAAAAGGGAAATAGGATTAATTGAAATCAAAGTGAGGCATTTATGCTAAATCCGAAAAAAATAGAGCATATCATACAACAAATTCAAGATAATTTACCTAAAGGGATTAAAGACTTAGGCCAAGATGCCGAAGCGAAAGTAAAACAAGTTTTACAGGCGCAATTGTCAAAATTGGATATTGTGATCCGAGAAGAATTTGACGTGCAAACCCAAGTGTTAATGCGTACACGCGAGAAATTGACGGCACTGGAAAAGCGCGTTGAGGAACTGCTTGGCGAAAAAGCACAATAAAAAGATTCCGTCTCGGCAAAGAAGAAAAACGCCGTATTTTTCGACCGCACTTTAGTTTCAATCCCACCTAAAATGAGGAATAAGTATGTCAACTTTCCAATACTTACAAGAAAAACGTAAGAAGCTTAATCTTAAAGTGAATGATATTTGCCAACAGGCCAATATTACCCGTGCTTATTTCAATCAGTTGGTGAGCGGAAAAATTAAGAATCCCAGCGCCACAAAATTAACCGCGCTACATCGTGTGCTACAAATTCACGAACCGAATAACAAAAAAATTGGTGTTATTTTCGGCAAATTTTACCCTGTCCACACAGGTCACATTAATATGATTTATGAAGCCTTCAGTAAAGTGGATGAAGTGCACGTTATTGTGTGTAGCGACACGGAGCGGGATTTGAAACTGTTTTATGATAGCAAAATGAAACGGATGCCAACGGTGCAAGATCGTTTACGCTGGATGCAACAAATTTTCAAATATCAAAAAGATCATATTTTTATTCATCATTTGGTAGAAGATGGCATCACCAGCTACCCTAACGGTTGGCCGGAATGGGCAAGTCGGGTAAAAGAGTTATTCAAAGAAAAAGGCTTTACGCCAAGCGTAGTCTTCAGCAGTGAAGTGCAAGATAAAGCGCCTTACGAAAAATATTTAAATCTGGAAGTCTCTTTAGTGGATCCTAAACGGGAATTCTTTAATGTCTCCGCGACAAAAATTCGTAATCACCCTTTCCATTATTGGAAATTTATCCCGAAAGAAGTGCGCCCGTTCTTCGCCAAAACCATTGCAATTTTAGGTGGCGAAAGCAGCGGGAAAAGCGTTCTGGTCAACAAATTAGCCACCGTATTTAATACCACATCCGCATGGGAATATGGCCGTGAATTCGTGTTTGAACAACTGGGTGGCAACGAGCAGGCAATGCAATATTCCGATTATCCGCAAATGGCATTAGGGCATCAACGTTACATTGACTATGCTGTGCGTCACGCTCACAAAGTCGCCATTATCGATACGGATTTCATCACCACGCAAGCCTTCTGTATTCAATATGAAGGCAAAGCCCATCCGTTTTTGGATTCCATGATTAAAGAATATCCTTTCGATGTCACCATTTTGCTCAACAACAATACGCAATGGGTAGATGACGGTTTGCGTAGCTTGGGTAGCCAAAAACAACGCCAACGTTTCCAACAACTATTGAAAAAATTGCTCGATAAATACAATGTGCCTTACATTGAAATTGAATCACCGAGTTATTTGGAGCGTTATAACCAAGTAAAAGCGATCGTTGAAAAAATTCTAAACGAAGAAGATTTACCGGAATTAAACAGCGACCATCCGCATTCTATTTTCTAAATAAAATAGAGGAACTATGATTTTATTTGCGGGCGATCCCCACGGCAGTTTTGACCACCTTTACCCATTTTTGCAAGCCCACAAGGATATTGCCTTGGTGATACTTGGTGATTTGCAACTCACAACGCCCGAACCGTTGGAAAAGCTCGCTCAGCTCGCTGATTTGTGGTTCATTCACGGCAATCACGACAGCAAAACGACGGCGGCGTTTGAATCCTTATGGGGGACAGAATGGAAGCATCGCAACTTGCATGGACGGGTGCAGAACATTCAAGGTAAACGGATTGCCGGTTTAGGCGGTGTCTTTCGCGGACAAATTTGGATGCCACCGAATAAACCGATGTTTTTTGATCCCATCCATTATTGCCAATATTGTTCTCAGGAAAGAATTTGGCGGGGTGGCGCGCCGTTGCGGCATCGCACCTCGATTTTCCCATCAGATATTGAAGCGTTGGAAACTCAACAAGCGGATATTTTAATTTGTCACGAAGCGCCAAAACCACATCCAACCGGCTTTGAGGTGATTAATCAACTGGCGGAAAAAATGGGCGTACAACAAATTTACCATGGCCACCACCATGAGAATTTTGATTACGCAGGATCCAAACATCATTATCAAATTATCAACGTCGGTTTTCGCAGTCTATGCGACGAAGCCGGTCGTTATCTTTATGTCGGCGTGGATGACAGAGCATTATAAACGCTCAAAAACACCTAAAAATTCAACCGCACTTTCGTATAAAATCCTTAATCTCAGGTGATTTTATGCGATAATGCGCCTTCACTTTTTTTGGAATTAGCTTATGTTATTAAAAAATAAAACACTAGGTAGCGCCTTAATCATTGCAGGAACCGCCATTGGTGCCGGGATGTTGGCGATGCCGCTTACTTCGGCCGGGATCGGTTTTGGTTTCACCGCCGCATTATTAATCGGACTTTGGTTACTTCTTGCCTACAGCGGACTGCTTTTTGTTGAAGTGTACCAAACCGCCAAACGCAAAGATGACGGCGTAGCCACCTTAACAGAAAAATACTTCGGCATTCCGGGGCGCATCATCTCAACGGTGTCTTTATTTATCTTACTTTATGCCTTATCTGCGGCCTACATGACCGGCGGTGGTGAAGTCTTAGCCAGTGCCTTACCGGAAAACTTCTTCGGCGAAGGCGATGCCAATTTAAAAGCCTCTATTTTGATTTTTACCATTCTTTTAGGCGCCTTTGTGGTCATCGGCACCAAAGGCGTGGACGGTATTACCCGCTTACTGTTTTCAGGCAAAATTTTGGTGTTCATTTTAGTGCTCGCCATGATGTTGCCGAAAATTGCACCGGCAAATCTCATGGAAATGCCTTTAGATTATGCGTTAATTTTGTCTGCCGGTCCGGTGTTTTTCACCTCTTACGGTTTCCACGTGGTCATGGGCAGCATTAATAATTATTTGGATGGCGATGTTAAACGCTTCAGAATGGCGATTATTATCGGTACCGCCATTCCGCTTTGCGCTTACCTATTATGGCAATTAGCCACTCACGGCATCTTCAGTCAAAATGAATTTATTGCCATTTTAAAAGAAAACCCAAGCATCACCGGCTTAATTAACGCCACCAAAACGTTAACCAGCAGTGATATGTTAAGTAGCATTCTTCCAGTGTTTTATTCGCTTGCCTTAATCACCTCCTTTTTAGGCGTGGCACTCGGTTTATTTGAAGGCTTAAATGACTTATTCAAACGGACAAAAATCCCGGCGAATCGTCTTAGCCTCACCGCTACCACCTTCATTCCGCCGCTAATCTTCGCGTTGTTCTACCCGAACGGATTTATCGCCGCCCTAGGCTACGCCGGTTTATTGTGTGCCTTCTACTGTCTCATTTTACCTATCGGCTTGGCATGGCGAACCAGACAACAATACAAAGATCTGCCCTATCGCGTAGCCGGCGGCAATCTCATGCTGGTGCTTGCCTTGATCGTCGGCCTCTTAATTATCGCCATTCTTTTCCTGATGGAATCCGGTGTTCTACCAAAAGTGGTGGGTTAAATTTAACGAAAATTCCCACCGCACTTTTTGTTCTTACAGAGCATATAAAAACAAAGGGCTGTTCACACAGCCCTTTGTTTTTCTTGGTAATCTTAATTAAATCGAACATGCGGTTTAATTTTTTCTAAGGTGGAGTCGCCTACACCCGGTACCTAGGATAACTCTTCCAAGTTTTTGATTTTGCCGTTTTTCTCACGATATTCAATAATCGCTTTGGCTTTTACCTCACCAATGCCGGACAGGCTTTGCAACGTTGCCGCATCGGCACTGTTAATATCTACTTTTTTGCTACGGGTTGCAGTCGATTTGGCACCCTCTTTTACGGTCGATTTTTCTTCAACTTGCGCCGGCTGTTCATTTTTAAATTGGCGTTTTACCGCTTTCTTACCTTCAGAAAATTTCTCTTTCGTCACATCTTTGGCTTCGGTAAATTTTTCCTTGGTCGCATCTTTGGCTTCAGCGAATTTTTCTTTAGTGGTGTCTTTGGCTTCTGTAAAGGTCTCTTTCGTTGCCTCTTTTGCCGATTTCATTTTATTGGCAACTTTGTCTTTAACTTCCACTGCCCCATCTTTCACTTTAATGGCGCCCTCTTTCACTTGGCCACCAACATCTTTAGCTTCGGTCTTCACCGTTTGCCACGCAGCTTTGGCATTATTTTTCACATCCGATAACACACTTTCTTCCGCCAATACGGTTGTGGATACTGTCATGGCGACGGCTAAAGCAAGCAGAGATTTTAATGGTTTC from Aggregatibacter aphrophilus ATCC 33389 includes the following:
- the hemG gene encoding menaquinone-dependent protoporphyrinogen IX dehydrogenase — its product is MKTLILYSSHDGQTKKIAAYIAEIIKENVDVKSISDVVNLQDYDRIIIGASIRYGHFNKQLYKMLEKHTALLNQKITAFFGVNLTARKPEKSTPETNVYVRKFLQRITWQPTISAVFAGALFYPRYTFLDRVMIQFIMRIMGGETDPKKEIEYTDWQKVRSFSETFLILK
- a CDS encoding TrkH family potassium uptake protein, producing the protein MHILSILRIVGILVMCFSCTMLLPAFVALLYGDGGGKAFIQSFVMSAIAGAILWWACHHHKEELRSREGFLIVVAFWVVMGSLGAIPFLLFEAPDLTISSAFFESFSGLTTTGATTIIGLDQLPKAILFYRQLLQWLGGMGIIVLAVAIIPLLGIGGMSLYRAEISGPVKENKMRPRITETAKTLWFIYASLTTLCALAYWFAGMSPFDAISHSFSTVSIGGFSTHDNSMAYFNSSAVNLITIVFLLISACNYALHFNAFSQLGKRNILSSYFRDPEFRFFIFIQSILVVVCFVILLTNHHFNDTLQSLEHAAFQSVSISSTAGYTTSSFDQWPVFLPILLVFASFIGGCAGSTGGGLKVIRILVLYLQGKRELNRLIHPNLVYPIKLGKRVLDERVIQSIWAFFSAYLLVFVICLLGVISCGVETFDAFNAVIACLNNVGPALGSVSSNFVSIPDEAKWILTLAMVCGRLEIFSLLVLFTPAFWKS
- the tusA gene encoding sulfurtransferase TusA, giving the protein MDNIKITQTLDTIGLRCPEPVMLIRKHIRHLQDGDVLLMLADDPATTRDIPSFCQFMDHTLLHSETTQPPFRYWVKKGK
- the ubiK gene encoding ubiquinone biosynthesis accessory factor UbiK, giving the protein MLNPKKIEHIIQQIQDNLPKGIKDLGQDAEAKVKQVLQAQLSKLDIVIREEFDVQTQVLMRTREKLTALEKRVEELLGEKAQ
- the nadR gene encoding multifunctional transcriptional regulator/nicotinamide-nucleotide adenylyltransferase/ribosylnicotinamide kinase NadR; the encoded protein is MSTFQYLQEKRKKLNLKVNDICQQANITRAYFNQLVSGKIKNPSATKLTALHRVLQIHEPNNKKIGVIFGKFYPVHTGHINMIYEAFSKVDEVHVIVCSDTERDLKLFYDSKMKRMPTVQDRLRWMQQIFKYQKDHIFIHHLVEDGITSYPNGWPEWASRVKELFKEKGFTPSVVFSSEVQDKAPYEKYLNLEVSLVDPKREFFNVSATKIRNHPFHYWKFIPKEVRPFFAKTIAILGGESSGKSVLVNKLATVFNTTSAWEYGREFVFEQLGGNEQAMQYSDYPQMALGHQRYIDYAVRHAHKVAIIDTDFITTQAFCIQYEGKAHPFLDSMIKEYPFDVTILLNNNTQWVDDGLRSLGSQKQRQRFQQLLKKLLDKYNVPYIEIESPSYLERYNQVKAIVEKILNEEDLPELNSDHPHSIF
- a CDS encoding metallophosphoesterase family protein — protein: MILFAGDPHGSFDHLYPFLQAHKDIALVILGDLQLTTPEPLEKLAQLADLWFIHGNHDSKTTAAFESLWGTEWKHRNLHGRVQNIQGKRIAGLGGVFRGQIWMPPNKPMFFDPIHYCQYCSQERIWRGGAPLRHRTSIFPSDIEALETQQADILICHEAPKPHPTGFEVINQLAEKMGVQQIYHGHHHENFDYAGSKHHYQIINVGFRSLCDEAGRYLYVGVDDRAL
- a CDS encoding aromatic amino acid transporter; its protein translation is MLLKNKTLGSALIIAGTAIGAGMLAMPLTSAGIGFGFTAALLIGLWLLLAYSGLLFVEVYQTAKRKDDGVATLTEKYFGIPGRIISTVSLFILLYALSAAYMTGGGEVLASALPENFFGEGDANLKASILIFTILLGAFVVIGTKGVDGITRLLFSGKILVFILVLAMMLPKIAPANLMEMPLDYALILSAGPVFFTSYGFHVVMGSINNYLDGDVKRFRMAIIIGTAIPLCAYLLWQLATHGIFSQNEFIAILKENPSITGLINATKTLTSSDMLSSILPVFYSLALITSFLGVALGLFEGLNDLFKRTKIPANRLSLTATTFIPPLIFALFYPNGFIAALGYAGLLCAFYCLILPIGLAWRTRQQYKDLPYRVAGGNLMLVLALIVGLLIIAILFLMESGVLPKVVG
- a CDS encoding ComEA family DNA-binding protein, translating into MKPLKSLLALAVAMTVSTTVLAEESVLSDVKNNAKAAWQTVKTEAKDVGGQVKEGAIKVKDGAVEVKDKVANKMKSAKEATKETFTEAKDTTKEKFAEAKDATKEKFTEAKDVTKEKFSEGKKAVKRQFKNEQPAQVEEKSTVKEGAKSTATRSKKVDINSADAATLQSLSGIGEVKAKAIIEYREKNGKIKNLEELS